The Acutalibacter muris genomic sequence TGAAGAAACTCATATATGATGCAAAAGAAAGCGAACTTGTAGCAGACATTACCCGGTTGTATCAGAACGGAAAAATCATCAGACTGCTTGAAGAAATTGAGGCATATGCCAATAAAGGTGATTCAAAAAACGTTCCTTCTGAAAGAGCTACAATTTTAATACGATGCCTTTGCCGGATGTGGAGCTCTTTTGAGGCTGAAGAAAAAGATTTTTTTACCATTCCGTTTGCATGGAGATTACTGTTTTGTGTAGACACTTTACTGGAAGTAGTTGATATGGTGGAACGTTTTCCGCTCTTACAAAGTATATTTGAAGATAAAATGGTCGATCCACCAACATTAGCATTACTTTTGCAGGATTTTGAAACACAGCATGGGCGCTGTACTGATAAGGGACCAAATGAAAATAAACAGGCTATTTCTTTGGATGAGCTTTTAGCGCTTGAGCCTTTGTTTAAGTCGCGATGCATTGATGCAATAAATTCAGGTGCTGCTCTGTTGCAATATGGAGGACTAAACTTTTTGTGGATGCTGAGTCAACTTGACGAAGAACTTGTCAAACACATCAAAGAGACACTTGTTACAGATAATATATCACTTGCAAAAGTTATCAGTTACTGTACTTCGCGTGGGAAAACAGCGGTCAGGCTCGTTGTAGAAACACGTCACGTAAATAAGGAAACTCTCAGTGAATTTATTGATGTGGAGGAAGCCTATTCGCGTATAGATGTGTTTGTAACAACTCGTGAATTTCTGCTACTTCCAAAAGAAACCCAGAAGGATGTCATTGCTTTCCTTATTGCAATGGCAAGTAATAAAAAAGGTAGTCCGACAGAAGGTCTTGTTGCAGAAGAAATAATCCAAGAGGAGCTTCAAAAGAGAGTTAATGCAATCCAGCGTATGGAGGTTTAATGTTATTTCCATTTGTGCTCTTTTCATAAAAGTATAGACAGCAATTCTACGCATGTAAAGACATGTTTAGAATTGCTGTTTTATAATTACTTTGTGTCTTGGGCTTGACATTTGGGTATCGAAGGTCGTGATAGCGAATTTTGCGCAGCCCATATTTCTTGATGATGTCGCTGAAATGCTGTGTCACATACGACGGCCTAATCAGCCTGCCGAGCTGGTCGACGCAAACAAAATCCATATACCTTAAATCATAGCTTTTCCCGAACATTTTGCGATAAATCTCTTGCTTTTCCCTCTCCGTCTCCAGCATTTCACGCACCGGAGCCGGTAATGGCAGCGTCCTCCGGCTGGATTTGTTTTTCATTTCCTCAACCGGCTCCACAATCTTTTCACCGTTACGCTCGTACTCAACGATTTTTGTGTCCAACAGCACTGTGTTCTGATCCCAATCTATTCTCGACCAGCGTACGCCGAGAGCCTCACTTCGGCGCAACCCAAGCCCGCCTGCCAGCAGAATAGCAGGATAGATTGGGTCGGAGCGGGTCAACTCCAACAGTGCTTTCAGCTCGTCCTCGGAGTAATTCTCGCCATGGAACTTATTTTTTTGGGTCTGTCCACCCGGTCAAAGGGGTTGGCATTAATCAAACCATCTTTGAACGCTTGGCTGAATGCTCGCCGCATGATAGCATGGTAATGGATAACCGTGTTGGCAGTCACGCCGTCAGCGAAGAGGGAATCGTAAAAATCCTCGATATCTTTCGGCTGCAAAGTATCAACCGTAAGCTTTGCCTTAGGCTCAAAGTATCGCCGGATTTTTCCATAAATCATGCCGTGATAACTCTCATAGGTGTTGATCTGAATACTCGATTTCGCCCTGTTCAAATAGGCGCAGAGGTAATCAAAAACCGAGAGACCAGCTGCCGGGTTTCCCCTGCGCACCAATCTCTCGGCGTACTCGATTTCAAATTTGCTTACGACCTCCCGATAAGCTTTTTGCACCTTTGATTTCCCTGTCCCCTCTGGTAGGCCAAGCGCCCGCCAGACCGGCTTTGTTTTGCCGTCCTCCTTGACTTGAATCACAGCGTAGAGACGCCCTTTCTTTGATTGTACGCTGGCCGCAAATAAATTTTTATCTGTCATGCTGACCTCTCCTTTCCGCCGGTTCCGCTGGCACCACACACACTACCACAAGACTTGCCGGAAGTCCATACTGCACCCGCAGAGTTTTCAGAACAGACACATTTTGGGTTCGGACTTTCCTTATCCTTATTTCGCAGATAAGCGATGAGAACGCTTTTGGAAATGCGGTTCTCTCGCCCAATTTTCACTGCCGGAATTTCACCTTGCCTAATCAATTTGTAGACGGTCTTGGTGCATACGCGCAAAATTTCAGCTACCTCAGAGGCAGTCAGCGCCTCCGGGTAGCTGGACAGAGCTTTTTTGTACTCCATTTTTGTCATTCGCAAACCTCCATACTCATTTGAATTTGTGGTCAAATTCATCATCATTTTCTTCTGAAATTTCAGAAATAGCACCCACCGCAAGGCCAAGTAAAGCACCCAACGCCTCGCCGTTTTCTTGAGCCTCGATGCGTTTTCTGCGCTCCTCTGGGTCTTCATCATCCTCGCTTAGTGCAGCCAGTGCATACACAGCAGAGCGGACAGCGCTGCCCCCAGCACCGAGGACAGTATCGACACCATGACGATGAGCGTCCAGGTTTTCCAACTCCGTCGCTTCGCTGCCTTGGCGATAGCCGTTTCCAACTGCGTACCCTTTGCCAAGGAATCGTTCAAACTCCTTTCGAGACTCTTCCCAGCCTGTCGCGCGAGGCTGTCCATATTCATTGAGGAATCCTTTATCTGTTTCACCAACGACTGGAAAATCATCTGCTCCTCGGCAATCTGTTGTTTCACCAGCGAGTACAACTTCGGCTGGAAGTTTACCGAACTCTCCAGAAGATCCACCATCGTATCCCAATCTTTCTCCTGGATCGGCACCATCACCGGCAAGCTCGACTCCTTCATACTGCGGATACCGCTTGCGTTTCTTGCGACTAACTCGTCCATAGTGGGCCTCTCTGTACTGTAACTCATACTCTAAATTCTCCTCGTATAATAAGTTTATAAGTTAATAAATCAGGTACCAGCAGGCCGTAAGATACCCGTGGTACAATAGCTGTAGGACAGCAGGATAAGTTCTATTTTCTCCGGTAGAACCGCAAGGTTGCTACAAACAAAGTCCGTTCCCCTGAGCCGGAAGTAAGCTGCAAACTTTAAATATTTATTGTCGTGCAATTTGAGGTCCCGGCACTTCATCTTGTTGGGACAGGTGAACGTAATGTATTTGCGCTCATCTGTCCACCGCACTTGGTAACCGCACCGCTCCATCTCAAAGATGAAGTCCTGCTTGCTGCCGCTGCGGTTCATGGCGGCGCAGATGTCAGCCATCAGTTTGAACTTCCAGCTCTCGCCTTTCAGAGCAGCACGGTACTCCCTCGTGGACATTTTCGTACCAGATTTCTCATAGGGCGGTAGCACCGACAGCCCATGTGCCGCGCAGATTTCGTCATTGATAGCCCGCAACTCAATCAGAGTATTCGGGTTTTGCCGCAGCTTTTTACCGTTCTGAAAGCCAACGGAGTTGATAACGAAGTGTGAGTGCAGATGGTCGGCGTCGCAATGCGTTGCCACCAGAATCTCATGACCAGGCCAAGCGCGCTCCGCAAACTCTCTGGCAACGGCGTGAACCTCCTGTGGAGTGATGTTCTCGTCCGGCGAGAACGACTGAACATAGTGATAAAAATTGATGCCGCTCGTCTTGCGGTACGCCTGTTTCGTCGTCAGAAATTCTGTAAAAGAGTTTTCACCATCGCAAAAAATGCCGCTGACCTTGAATCACTTCCATGAAGTCAGCCGAGCGAAACGCTCCTGCGTTGATTTTCATGGTAATCTGGTTGATGTTGTTGCCGATTTTTTCAGCTCGATCAGCAGAGGTTTGATGTCCTCGGCAACATGAATTTCTGTGCGTAACGTGGTTGTAACGAGAAAATCTGTAATACTGAGTTGAGCCTTCTTTGCTTTTTTCTGAATTATCTCCTTCTCCTTTTTAGTCAGGCGAATGGTCAGAGTTTCCGCTCGTTTTCTGTTGTCCTGCATACCTTTCTCCTTTCAAAAGTGGGTTCGGGCTTCTGCCCGGTTCTCTACGTGCGGGGCGGACAGCCACGCGCTCTGCTTGCCCCAGCGGGAAGCCCTTTCGGCCCTCCCCTGCCGGGAAATCCGGCCCTTTGAACCTTGCCACAAAACCGGGCCAGAATTGCCCCAAAACGGCCTTATCGTGGCCTGGTGGACTTACCCGACTGCCCGCCGTAAAACGCCAACACGGGCCTGCTGTGGCCCCACAGGGGCGCAAGGGCCGAAAGCAGCGGCTCACGCCGGACGGACGTTTTCCTTAGAGAATACAGGGGGTTCGGTCTTGTCAGGGTCGCGAGGGACGGTGAATACGGCACTGCTCAATGTTGCGTCACTTGCGGCACTTCCGTCACTATCGGGTGGGGCAGAAGAAAAAGAAACGGTAACCAGCCTCTGCCCATTGCTTCGGTGGCTACGTAAGAACACACCCTTTTCCTCCAAGACATAGCGCCAGCGGTTCATCATTTGCTTGAGGGATTTGGGCGCAATTTCCTTGCCAGCCAGCTTTCCAACCGTATCGGCAAGCTGCGTATTGCTGCCGCTAAATGTCTGCGCTGAACGCATGAACTCAACCAGCGCCGTCAGTTCTTCCGGCATTTCCAGCGCACGATTCTCCAAACTATCCTGCACCAATTCCCATGAGCAATCGGATTTTGAAAAACGCAAATCCAACTTTCGAGTTTCAATATCCCGACCGGTGCAGACCAGAGTTGCCGCGTCCTCGCTGCGCTGGCCCCGGTCGAGGATAAAAACTGCGTCCATCGCGCCACTGATTCCTGTGGTGCCGGACAGCTTATTCAGCGGATCGCTGGCTCCCTGCTTGCGTAGATGGTGGACAAGCAGAATGGAGATTTGCAGCTCATCAGCCAGCTTTTTCAGTTCTCGCACTTCGGAATAGTCGGAGGCATAGGAGATGTCCTGCCCACCTGAGCGGATGATTTGGAAAGTGTCGATGGTTACCAGCACGGTGTCTGGGTGCTCCCGGACGAACTCTTGAATCTGTTCGCGGAGACCCTGGCCCAACTTCTCTGCCGCTGTCGCAAAGAAGGCGTTGGGAGGAGCCTCATCTGTAAGCTGTAATAGTCGGTCTTGCACCCGGCGGAGCGGGTCTTCCAGGCAGAGGTAGAGGATCGAGCCTTGCTTGACTGGTAGGTTCCACACCGGTTCACCCTTTGCAATCCTCACACACCAGTCCAGCACCATCCAGGATTTGCCGTTCTTGGGTGCGCCACCGAGCATGGAAATACCTTGGGGCAGTAGCGTGTCGATTGTGAATTTGCCCGGCTGGAACCTCATGTCCTGCAGGGTTTCGCCGTCGATGACGGTAAGTTTTTCGATTGGGTTTAACATATACACCAGTCCTTTCAGTAAAATAGAAACGCTCCCAGCTTGAAAAAGTGGGAGCAGTATTCATATTGCAAACCGAAAGAAATTTTGATATAATGTGGAAGAGGTGAAGGCAGTGGCACAAGTCAGGTACAGAATTTTTACCATGTCCGCAGCGGCGCTCATGGCCTACGCGCAGGAAGGTGCCGAGGGTTACTATACCTTTGCGCTGAATGTGAAGGCTACGGAGAAATGCAAGGTGCAAGCCTCGCTCCATGAGCAGCAGGACTGTGCGCTGTTCTTCCAGGCTATGTGCGTACTGCATGAGGACAGCTACCAGATGCCAACGGAAGATACATTGGTCAGCGACCTGTCGGACGTGATCTGCTACGTGGATTTTAGCAACATCTTCGACCGCAATGCCGCGCAGAACCGCCACGCCATCCGCCAGAAGAAAGCGGAGAGTATGTTCCGCCCCGAGGGTATCACGCTAGACTTTGGCGCTGGCCCACACAGATATGTGGCATTCGAGCGCTCCAACAGCATGAGCCGCAAGTCACAGCTTTCTTTCGTCCGGGAAGACTTTTACGAGCCGCTGCGCCAGGGGATCATGCTGGATATGGAAATTGGGCCGTGCCAGTTGAGCAAGCTGTATGCCTATAATGGGCTGATGCTGTCCGGCGGTACTCGAATCGACGGAATAGAAATTGACAGGCCGCACAGGGTTATCGTGATTGATAACGAAGAAGCCGTTGTGCAGAGCGTTCCTGTCATCACGGTTGAGGACGATGGGAGTATAGGAAACGTCCGCAAATATCATCGGGTCGAGCGCAAGGAAAAGATTACGGTCACCTGTTTTGACGGCGAGGGGCTGATTTCAAAAGAGTACGCTAGGGAAGTTGACAAGGCGTACTGTGGCAGGCATATCCACACGTCTTTTCAGATCCGCCTGCCATACGTCAAGGGGATGCTCCATCAGGTAGACTTCAAAGATTTTCTCACCAGCGGCGGCTGTCAAACGATTACCGACATATGGGGCGTGGAGCATAATGTGCGTGACGTGAATATTATTCTGACGAAGTCGATGTTTAAGGGGTTCGGTTGGCTGACTGAAAATAATATGACTTGGAACGATTACTGGAAAGCGTTTCGGAAGCGCCGCCATGCGCTTTACATCACGCAGACTAGCAAAGAAAAGCCAGAGAGGTTCACCACCCTGAACTACCAGTTTCTGAACACGGTTTCCATGACCGCTGACGAGTTTCGTCCCAATGATTTGCCGCTGTGGTGGGATGATTCTCCTGCAAATGATAAGCGTCACTGGCTGACAAAAGAAGCCGAATTAACTTACTATAGTTACTGTTCGGACGATGATTTCCGCAAACAATATTTTCTGTCGGCGTTGGAGCGCAGGTGGTTTTCAAAGAAAAGCAAGGCGTATTACATGGCGAGGGTTTTGAAGAAGAACTCCCTGTTCATAAACGAGCCTGTGTATACAAAGGAGTTGGATTCAAAGGCGGAGAAGGTTCTGAATCAATATGCGATTGGACAGCTTATAGTTGCTGGAGATAATCGGTTTTTATCTGGTGATTTACTGGAGCTTCTTACTTCATTGCTCCCAAAACGAACCCCAAAAGATAAAGCAAAACGAACTTTCTTAGCGGTGGCAATCGGCAATCAATTTGCAAATAATTCTTTCTATGCACCGAAGGCAGCTTATGAACATGGCCGTGAATGTACTCTGCTCCGTAATCCACATATTGCCCGCAACGAGGAAATTCAGCTAAATTGTTACACCGATGTGGAGCAGATGCGCAAGCATTATTTGGGTCATCTCACTGATGTGGTGATGGTGGATTCTCACACGTTGACAGCTGAGCGTTTGGGTGGCGCCGACTTCGATGGTGACATGATAAAGACCATCTCCGATCCAATTCTGAACACCTGCGTAAAACGCAACTACCAAGATTACAGCTCTGACATTACCAGACAGACCAATGGCAATATACCTCTTTTGAAAATACCCACCGTTGAGCCGCAGATTCGTGATGCCAACGACTGGTATGCCCGGTTTGAAACGGTACGCAATACCTTTTCCTCACGGGTCGGACAGATTTCAAACGCCGCTTTAGATAGAAGTGTCATTGCATATAATGAAAACTCCGATTCGGAGTTGCAGCAACGCTGCAGGGAAGAAACAGAGATTCTGGCTATCCTTACTGGGCTTGAAATTGACTCTGCTAAGAGCGGCGTTAAGCCGGATTTGTCGGAGTATCTGAACAAGAAAGTTGTGAATCGAAGTTTGTTTTTGCAGTATAAAAAATTGTTGGAGTCGGCGGAGGTTCGAGGGAAGTGGTATGAGCCTACCTTCCGGGAAAAGCGCAAGGAGTTTTTTGAAAAAACAGATTGGAGTAAGGTGGATTCCAATTTGGAGCGGCTACCTTATTTGGCGTATCAGTTGAGAAGAAACACACCGAAACTCAAACCCAAGCCTGCAAAGGACAGCGAGCTTTTTGATTTTGCACGGGAGCCGGGTTGGACAGAAAAGCTCGACCCACATATTCTTTCTTCTGTATCGGCCTTTTTGAGTGACTACGAGGCCTGCCTATCCCGCATACGCGCTTGCCGAGTACCCGTTCAGAACAAGCAGAGAAAGAACGATATTGAGAGAATTTTGTTCAGTCGGGGGCAGGAGGATACCTACGATTCGGACGAGCTATATGCGGCTTTCCAGGATATTTCCGCGGAGAGAATCGCTGAGATTCGCGCGGTCATTGCAGATAGCAAATGGCATTTTATGGACGGTGAGTCCCGATTTGATTTTCTGGAAAGTTATCTGCCGGAGCTTGAGAATTACCATGAACTGTTTGCGGATTTCAGGTATGGTGGTTACCGCATTCTGGGTGATTTGATTTGTGATATTGACGATGAGAACCGATCGACAGACAGGAAGAAATATCTGCGTAATACGGATTCGGACAGTTTTCATCAGATGATGAACGCTTATCTCGAGCAGCCTTTGCGGCATGATTACAGGGAGATAGTTGCGGATAAGTGCAGAGAGATTTTGGACATAATCGAGAAACCACGATTGGCTGTGCGGTACGTGGTTGCGCTGGGAAAGCGCGATTTGTTATGGGATTTGCTCATCGACCATATCGAGGAGAATGTTCTCAAGGAGGAGTCTCATGCTGAATGAGATTGAAGAGTTTCGTGCTTATACTGAACTGCCAATTTATAGGGCAACCAGCAAACGCGACACGACTTATATGGGGCGTTTCACCTTGGATATGATTCTTAATTTCAACGGTCTGGCTCGCGTCCTGACGATTCTTGCCAGGGGATATCTGTTTGCAGATCCAGACGAAAATCCCCGAGACAAGATTGACTATGCCCGCCAGGCACTCTGCGCGTGGTGTAGCGTCCCGGACAAAAAGAAAGCCAGCCCTAAAGAGGACTGGCAGTTCAAAAGCGATTTTAAGGAGCTGCATGGGGAGTTTCCTGAGTTGGTGGACGAGAATGGTGTTGGTTGGTTCTGCCGTCATGTTCACAACATCGCGCGGTTTATGAAGAATAATCCTGATAGTGTGAGCAAGACAGCGTATGACAAAGCGGATATCATAGATAAAGAATTTGATGCGGCTTGGCGAAAGAAGGTTGTGCAGTTTCAAGTACCGATTTTCTCACAGGGTACGAGCGGCGCGTGGATTCTGAGGTTTGATGATGTGTTGGCAGATGTATTGGAATTGGGGTCGTTGCGAAACAACAGCATTGATTTGCCGGACGGTGTTCTCAAGCGAATTGAAGAGCTCCGGCCTGTGAAGGTGCCGTTAGAGGTTATCCGTATTTTGGTGGCGTATTACCTAGCGAACAAGCAGGAGGATTCGGAGTGGGTCGTGTTGCCGGTCACAAACTTTGACGCATTTTTTGGCAGTACCATGTTCAGCAAGAAGTGGCTGCCAACTATTCCCGAGAGCATTATCCTGCGGAAGAAGGAACGTCTTGGTGTGGCGCGGTACAGGCTGAACCCTGCTTTAGTAAATGAGAAATGAGATGCACGTCATGGTATACGGCGCTATCTTGGACAAGGGCCAGCCTCATTTCACCGATATGCACGTCATCATGCGCGGCCTCGGTTCCATAGGCCCACACCATAACTGGCTCATCACCGACTGGACCTGCTACGCCTACCCGCCCGAAATGCAGAATGATTCTGAGTGGAAAACCGGCCCCGAGCTGATGGAGATGCTGAACCACCTTCCGGGCGTACAATGGGTCTGGGGCGTGTTCTCTGGCTTCGAGCCGCAAGTCACCAGAGAACAGGCCCTACAGTACCCCATGCCATACGCCGACGGGAATCCGGGATTTTGGACGAACCCGCCAACACTTCAGCACCCACTGGCGAGCGTGGAGATCGTGGCGTTTGACAGTGCATTTGTGCTCCTGTTAAGCAGGGAAAGAGAGGTTTATGAGGCTTTCCGGGCGGCGTTTCCCCCAAGTAAAGACCTCTTTGAGATGAACGCAAGTTATGATCGGGTTTAGCCCCGGCCCCACCGTTTCTTGCGGTCCTTTCTAATCCTCTCCAGCGGTGCCTGGGGCACCGCGCCCACCGCCCGGAAACTTGCCACTGCGTCGCTCATAGCCTGAAAATTGAGCTCTGTTCCCGCCGCGTCCGGCACATAGTCCACCGCCCGGTCTGCGGAGATACCAAACCGGCCGGCGGTCTCCACCGCATCAATATTCGCGCCCAAAAACACGAACTCCCAGTTGTACTTCTCCTTCTCAAGCTCGATCATCTTTTTGACCCTCTCAGCACTGAACTCCCGGCTGGAATTCTCCTCGCCGTCAGTGATGATTACGAACATCACCTTCTCAGCGCGGTACTCCTCCGTCGTGCTTTTCTGCACCGAAACGAGTTTCTGTATCGTCAGCCCTACAGCGTCCAGCAGCGCAGTTGGCCCGCCCACCTGGTACTCCTTTTCCGTCATGGGCCCCACCGCGCGGATATCGATGCGGTCGTGCAAAAGCTCATATCGGTTGTCAAAGAGCACCGTGGTAATGCGGCACTCTCCGTCCAGGGCCTTTTGCTTATTTAGCATGGAGTTGAACCCGCCGATGGTGTCCTTTTCCAGGCCCGCCATGGAGCCGCTTTTGTCCAGGATGAACACTAATTCCGTTAAGTTTTTCATGAAAATGACCTCCTGTATTTTGGTGACTCCATCATACCAAAAGCAGGAGGTCTTTCGGTCGCTTTCAAAGCGACAAGTTACGATTTCCATTTGGCCGCTGAAAAATCATACGCCTCGCGCACCCAAGCAAAAAACTCTTGGTCAAGTTCCCCGGTGCTGCCTATCACAAAGTGTGTCGTCCACCGGCCCGGATACGGTTCGGTTTTCGCCGCCACCCGCCTGGATTCCAAAGGATATGGCAGGCCCAGCGTGACGACGATGTATGGATCGGGCAGCTCCGCTTTGCGTTTCACCCGCATGAGGGAGACGCAGGCGAATACCCGGCGGTTGGAAAAGGTGATCTGGGTGTAAGCGAAAAATAGATACGAACCTACGCAAGAAAAGAAGAAGGCGGTATAATGAAGGAGGGATGAAGAAAAACGAAGGATATAAGGAATGGGAACAGAGCACAAATGCCAGTGGTGTGGGAAAGAGTTTGAGCCGACCTGCCACAAGAGCCGCCAGAAGTTCTGTAGCGCGGAGTGCAGAATAAAATACCATAACGCCAAGAGGTATTATGGGGGCAAAGTGGACGTCTGTCCGGAATGCGGAGCCCCCGTGGAGCAGAGCGGAGAGCGCGGCCGTTGGAGGCGTTTTTGCAGCGACCGCTGCCGCCAGGAGTACCATAGAAAGCAGAGGCAGGAAAAGCAGCATGAGCAGGGACGAGGGAAACAGGTCTGCCCCAATTGCGGGGTAGAATTTGAACTGGACTGGAACTGCAAGACCCGGCGTTTTTGCAGCGACGAGTGCCGGAAAGAGTGGTGGAAGGAATATCGCAAGGCAAACCCGTCCAGGGAGCCGGGAATGCGCAGATGCGCGTTTTGCGGAAAAGAGTTCACCAGCGAAAGGTGGCATGGCGGGGAGTACTGCAGCCGGGAGTGTTATTTGCAGGCCATGGCACAGACGAGGGAGGATAGGGTCTGCGGCTGGTGCGGAGAGGGATTCAGCACGTTTGTCAAGTCAGAGCAGAAATACTGCAGCCGGGAATGCGCGGCAGCGGCCCGGCATGACCCTGGCCACAAACGGGGCATGAGGCGCATCCGGTACACCAACGCGGAGGATTGGAAGGAACAGCTGCATGAGGCCAGCAAAAAATCCCCACCCCCAAGACGGGGGAAAAGGGTATGGCTGGTGTGCGGGGAAACCAGCATGTATACGGGGCTGGACGGGCTGCTGGGGATCATCCGGTATCAACTGAACCACAGCCCCTATGACGGAAATCTGTACGTTTTTCGTGATTTGAGTGGCACCATGATAAAATATTTAGAGTGGGACGGGGCGGGTTTCTGCCTGAGCAAGCGCCGTGCCCAGAGCGGGAGCTACCCTTGGCCGCCAGCTGAAGCAGGAAAGGTATTGGAAATAACGGAGAAAGAATTTGAGTATTTAAAAAGCCGGTCAATTGTGCCATGCAAGGAGAAAAAGCCCAGGTAAAATGGGCTTTTTCTATTGCAGTTTTTCTTGTTTTTGGTATAATTAAGTTATGGAAAACACAGGGAAAAGCGCCGCGCAGTGGCAGGAAATCGTCAGCGAGAAGGACAAAGAAATAGCGGAGTTGCGCAAGCAGGTGGATTGGTTCAAGGGGCAGTTCAAGCTGCTGCAATCCAAACAATTTGGGCCGTCCAGCGAAAAGAGCGTAGAGTTGGAGGAACAGACCTCGCTGTTCAATGAGCCGGAAACGCTGGCAGACCCTAAGGCAGCAGAGCCTGATTTAGAGCAGATCGTATACAAGAGGAAAAAGCAGGCTGGGAAACGGGAACTGGACTTTTCTAAGCTGCCAACAGAGCAAATTGTTCACGAGCTGCCAGAGGGAGAACAGGTTTGTCCGGTATGCGGCGGGAAGATGCATGCCTGCGGCCACGAGGTTGTTCGGAGGGAACTGCGGTATGTCCCGGCGCAGTATAAGGTAGTGGAGCACGTCCAGACGGCCTACAGCTGCCGGAATTGCGAGAAAAACGCGTTAGCCACGCCCATGAAAAAGAGCGAAGTCCCAGCGGGGCTCCTCCCTGGCAGCGGGATCGTTTCGCCCAGCCTGCTTGCGCACATTTTGAACAACAAATATGCGCTGGCATTGCCGTTGTACCGGCAGGAACAGGAATTTCAGCGGATCGGTGTGCCGGCAGACAATGGCAAACTGGGTGATCGCCACCCACGAGAGATGGTTTGAGGATTTCTTCCAGCGTTTGCGCAGTGAACTGCTCTCTAACGAGATACTCCACGCGGACGAGACCACACTGACCGTGCTGCGGGAGGATGGCAGGAAAGCTACACAAAAAAGCTATGTGTGGGTCTACCGGACCTCTGGGGACAGTGAAAGGCCGGTGGTGTTGTATGACTACCAGCCCAGCCGGACCGGGGAACACGCCAAGGCTTTCTTGACGGGTTTCTCAGGATTTCTCCACACCGATGGGTATGAGGCCTACCATTGTAAGCTGCCGCCGGACATAACCGCGGTTGGGTGTTGGGCCCACATGAGGAGAAAATTCACAGATACTCTCAAAACTCTGCCCAAAGACGCGAGGGAAAAGCATCCGGCACAGACTGGATTGCGTTACTGCAACAAATTGTTTGAGCTGGAAGCTGGATACACGGAGAAAAGGCTCTCCTTCCACAAGCGGTTCCAGGCAAGGAAAGAGTATTCTGTACCCATAGCAGAGGAGTTTTTTGCCTGGGCTAAAAATGAATATGACCGCAACCCCGTGCCAAAGTCTGCCTATGGCGCGGCGCTGACTTATACCGTAAAGCAAAAAGAGTGGTTGATGCACGTGTTCCTGGATGGGCGCTTGGAACTGTCCAACAACCGTGCGGAGCGGGCTGAATAGTAACCTTGCGGTTACTATCGGCCCTTTGCCGTGGGCCGGAAGAATTGGCTGTTTTCCAACACGCCCAGAGGAGCCAGCGCCA encodes the following:
- a CDS encoding RNA dependent RNA polymerase encodes the protein MEEVKAVAQVRYRIFTMSAAALMAYAQEGAEGYYTFALNVKATEKCKVQASLHEQQDCALFFQAMCVLHEDSYQMPTEDTLVSDLSDVICYVDFSNIFDRNAAQNRHAIRQKKAESMFRPEGITLDFGAGPHRYVAFERSNSMSRKSQLSFVREDFYEPLRQGIMLDMEIGPCQLSKLYAYNGLMLSGGTRIDGIEIDRPHRVIVIDNEEAVVQSVPVITVEDDGSIGNVRKYHRVERKEKITVTCFDGEGLISKEYAREVDKAYCGRHIHTSFQIRLPYVKGMLHQVDFKDFLTSGGCQTITDIWGVEHNVRDVNIILTKSMFKGFGWLTENNMTWNDYWKAFRKRRHALYITQTSKEKPERFTTLNYQFLNTVSMTADEFRPNDLPLWWDDSPANDKRHWLTKEAELTYYSYCSDDDFRKQYFLSALERRWFSKKSKAYYMARVLKKNSLFINEPVYTKELDSKAEKVLNQYAIGQLIVAGDNRFLSGDLLELLTSLLPKRTPKDKAKRTFLAVAIGNQFANNSFYAPKAAYEHGRECTLLRNPHIARNEEIQLNCYTDVEQMRKHYLGHLTDVVMVDSHTLTAERLGGADFDGDMIKTISDPILNTCVKRNYQDYSSDITRQTNGNIPLLKIPTVEPQIRDANDWYARFETVRNTFSSRVGQISNAALDRSVIAYNENSDSELQQRCREETEILAILTGLEIDSAKSGVKPDLSEYLNKKVVNRSLFLQYKKLLESAEVRGKWYEPTFREKRKEFFEKTDWSKVDSNLERLPYLAYQLRRNTPKLKPKPAKDSELFDFAREPGWTEKLDPHILSSVSAFLSDYEACLSRIRACRVPVQNKQRKNDIERILFSRGQEDTYDSDELYAAFQDISAERIAEIRAVIADSKWHFMDGESRFDFLESYLPELENYHELFADFRYGGYRILGDLICDIDDENRSTDRKKYLRNTDSDSFHQMMNAYLEQPLRHDYREIVADKCREILDIIEKPRLAVRYVVALGKRDLLWDLLIDHIEENVLKEESHAE
- a CDS encoding phage integrase SAM-like domain-containing protein; translation: MTDKNLFAASVQSKKGRLYAVIQVKEDGKTKPVWRALGLPEGTGKSKVQKAYREVVSKFEIEYAERLVRRGNPAAGLSVFDYLCAYLNRAKSSIQINTYESYHGMIYGKIRRYFEPKAKLTVDTLQPKDIEDFYDSLFADGVTANTVIHYHAIMRRAFSQAFKDGLINANPFDRVDRPKKISSMARITPRTS
- a CDS encoding AAA family ATPase, encoding MLNPIEKLTVIDGETLQDMRFQPGKFTIDTLLPQGISMLGGAPKNGKSWMVLDWCVRIAKGEPVWNLPVKQGSILYLCLEDPLRRVQDRLLQLTDEAPPNAFFATAAEKLGQGLREQIQEFVREHPDTVLVTIDTFQIIRSGGQDISYASDYSEVRELKKLADELQISILLVHHLRKQGASDPLNKLSGTTGISGAMDAVFILDRGQRSEDAATLVCTGRDIETRKLDLRFSKSDCSWELVQDSLENRALEMPEELTALVEFMRSAQTFSGSNTQLADTVGKLAGKEIAPKSLKQMMNRWRYVLEEKGVFLRSHRSNGQRLVTVSFSSAPPDSDGSAASDATLSSAVFTVPRDPDKTEPPVFSKENVRPA
- a CDS encoding helix-turn-helix domain-containing protein — encoded protein: MTKMEYKKALSSYPEALTASEVAEILRVCTKTVYKLIRQGEIPAVKIGRENRISKSVLIAYLRNKDKESPNPKCVCSENSAGAVWTSGKSCGSVCGASGTGGKERSA
- a CDS encoding relaxase/mobilization nuclease domain-containing protein, translated to MFCDGENSFTEFLTTKQAYRKTSGINFYHYVQSFSPDENITPQEVHAVAREFAERAWPGHEILVATHCDADHLHSHFVINSVGFQNGKKLRQNPNTLIELRAINDEICAAHGLSVLPPYEKSGTKMSTREYRAALKGESWKFKLMADICAAMNRSGSKQDFIFEMERCGYQVRWTDERKYITFTCPNKMKCRDLKLHDNKYLKFAAYFRLRGTDFVCSNLAVLPEKIELILLSYSYCTTGILRPAGT
- a CDS encoding plasmid mobilization protein; the protein is MQDNRKRAETLTIRLTKKEKEIIQKKAKKAQLSITDFLVTTTLRTEIHVAEDIKPLLIELKKSATTSTRLP
- a CDS encoding tyrosine-type recombinase/integrase, yielding MELTRSDPIYPAILLAGGLGLRRSEALGVRWSRIDWDQNTVLLDTKIVEYERNGEKIVEPVEEMKNKSSRRTLPLPAPVREMLETEREKQEIYRKMFGKSYDLRYMDFVCVDQLGRLIRPSYVTQHFSDIIKKYGLRKIRYHDLRYPNVKPKTQSNYKTAILNMSLHA